The following nucleotide sequence is from Schistocerca serialis cubense isolate TAMUIC-IGC-003099 chromosome 4, iqSchSeri2.2, whole genome shotgun sequence.
TGTTCTTCACTTATTTGGGTAGTCAGTGGGATCAGGGACTTCCCACAGATCTCCCTCGTTAACCCTGGTAGGCAGCCTAGAGAGCAGCAAGAGCCCCAGCAGCGGCCACCAAACCAGATGCGGCGAGGCAACCTCAGTGGGGTCGGCGACCAGTGCGGAGACGGCGTTCAGTTCACCGCCCGTAGTTTCATTTCATGTGTATACTTGATTGGTAAATAGGGTATAAAACCGTGTATCAAAACAAGATTGtagcaaatttaataaaaaaagggttTATTTAGAAGTGATTTGTACAACAGACAGCATTACACTAGCCTCTTGAGCAGCGAAGGCGTTGAACAACGGCACAGTCTGGCAGTTCTACAGAAAAGCCTTGGTTGTGACAGGTTAACCATGGTAAGCAGCCTTGGCAGCCAGGAACGCAGCCCCAGGTCCACCATAGGCAGCGGGGGCGATGGCGGCGACGGCAGGGGCGGCCACCACGACAGGGGCGGCGTAGGCACCgtaggcggcggcggaggcggcggcgaggGCGGCGCCGTTGATGGCGGCGTCGCGGGCCCTCGTCTGGGCGACGGCGGCCAGGTGGGCGCCCCTGGCGGCGGCCACGTCAGGGGTGTCCAGGTTGTAGCCGCCGGGACCGACGACGATGTTGGCCGGGCCGTAGGCGGCGAGGCCGGGGTGGATGCCGCCCACATAGACGGGAGCGGGCTGGACGGCGGCAGCGAGGCCTGCGGCGTAGGCGGGGGCGGCGACGCCCGCCCCCAGGAAGCCGGGTTTGGCCAGGGCCACGGCCACGACAGCACTCAGGACGATCTGAAATAGAAACATTATTGTTGTACAATGCAAAATCTCGCAATTACTTTCATTGTACTTTACATTTAAATCATTAGTTTATCCCTACTCGCAAGCTAAGAACTATACCTTCGATAGCAGCCTAAGAGCCAAAGTATGTTATTATATGCTGTCAGTTTTTACaaaaaaacgaaatttttttcAAACACTGATGTCAGCGGCTCGTCCTAACTTGTTACTGTGGCGAGATTGCTCTTGTGTGGTATCTGCTGTGACTGCAACTATGTGGTAACTTTCTCATAAGTAGTGCAGTATTGCCAAGTACGAAGAGGGCTATAACTGTAGTGAATGATCACTAATGATTCCATAACTATTGTAACACTGCTACTATGTGTGTAAGATAATTGCTGTAACTAGCCCAGGTGAGTGCTGTCGATCATACTTTGTGTAGTGCGACCCCGTTAGCTGATTAGTCAGCGCGGTGGAATGCCACGCTAAGGGGCCcaaagttcgattcccggctggggtaggagattttctccgctcagggactgggtgttctgttgttctcaccatcatttcatccccatatccgacgcgcaggtcgcccaatgaggcgtcgaatgcagtaagtacttggcctcggcggctgaacttccccgaatgggggactccaggccaacaatgccacacaatcatttaCATGCTTTTTGCAATGGTAAACCATTTGCGCACAGAACACAGCTCTTAAGACTTATTTGCAAACTGTACATCACAGGAAGAACACACAATAAAACGGAACAAGCAAATTTGATGAACTTGCTCTACCTAGGTACGACAGTGCCCTCTTTACGTTATCGATATCTTTGTCACCCTGCGTCACAAGCTTTGCAGGAAAAGTGCAAACTGAAAGCAAGGAAACTACATAATTTATGTGCTGAATTCTTACAGATCCTTGGTAAGATCTCTTTCTTTCGTGGACTTTCTTATTCTTCACCCTTCTAATTTTTGACAAGTTCATAGTACCGTATATCCTTCAGCATCCCTGCTACAAGGTCCTTGCAACTAAGACATTGTCTCAAAAAGCGGTATTCTTGCATTTAATGACAAATGCTGTTCTAGTGGGACCATTTTGCATCAAATCACAGTCTCTGTAGGATCATCAACTACTCTgataacacaaaattttaaacagTGTTTTTCTATGAAGGTCTCTGTCACATTAGCTTCCCCCTTGCATCGATAATATAACGACGCTTTGTTATTTACAGTAACATTGCAACTGTTTCTGTTTCCTTTTGGATATCTTTATCGTCGTGGTTCTGGCTTTTCAGAGATGAAAAATAGATGAACAACCGTCCAAAGGTATTTTCATGTGAAACTGTGTGGGTTTAAATCACATAGAGTCATGAATGGGACGCAGTATCGATTCTATTCCGTTCTCAACGGTCTCTTCTGTAAGTCATCTACATGATCCAGTGCAGCTGTACAGCTAATTACAGTACAAGACTACCTGATCCGCTGAAACCGAGACTGTTTCGAaaatatgaatttatttgtgaaagacaGGCAGGTCCTTAACGCATTCCTCGCGCTGTTCTAGAAACTCCACTGTTACAACACACCACGGTGAACCACACTCACCAGGCACTTCATGTTGGTGGTAGAGGTTTCTAGACTGcgtctgctgctgttgctgctgctgctgctgcccctgCTGGACTGTGCCGACGTCTGCAGATGACCCGTATATATACCCAGGAGGTCGGCGGCAGAGGTTCGTGAAAGTAGTGCAGCCGACCTTCCGCTGCTCGGCCTGAACCACCGAATGACGCCCAAGCCGGTAGTTGCGCTATCGCATTCCTGGTGTGCCAGACAGCTTCATATACCGTACACACGTTTATACCCGTATTCACTATATACGAGAGGCTCAAAAATATATTATGAAACCCCAAGCGTCTGACTTATCTTTGATATCAGTCGTTAATAGTAATTCAAGC
It contains:
- the LOC126473898 gene encoding cuticle protein 18.7-like → MKCLIVLSAVVAVALAKPGFLGAGVAAPAYAAGLAAAVQPAPVYVGGIHPGLAAYGPANIVVGPGGYNLDTPDVAAARGAHLAAVAQTRARDAAINGAALAAASAAAYGAYAAPVVVAAPAVAAIAPAAYGGPGAAFLAAKAAYHG